A single window of Microbispora hainanensis DNA harbors:
- the murG gene encoding undecaprenyldiphospho-muramoylpentapeptide beta-N-acetylglucosaminyltransferase: MRVVLAGGGTAGHIEPALALADALRRLDPRIGITCLGTERGLETRLVPARGYELELVPAVPLPRSLSPQLLTVPGRLAGAIGSAAGILDKVGADVLVGFGGYVATPGYLGARRRGVPIVVHEANPRPGLANRLGARVTEHVFTGHPDAVLPNAEYIGIPLRREISTMDRLSMGDKARSYFGLESDRVTLLVFGGSQGARSINQAALEAAPYLRAAGVQVLHVIGPKNTVEVEPPPGDPQYVILPYVDRMDLAYAAADLVLSRAGAMTCAELTAVGLPAAYVPLPHGNGEQRLNAEPIVRAGGGLMVDDADLSAAWIVQTLLPILNDPERVVAMSEAASRMGRKDADMALARKVLEIAHR, from the coding sequence ATGAGGGTGGTCCTCGCCGGCGGCGGGACGGCCGGCCATATCGAGCCGGCGCTCGCGCTGGCCGACGCGCTTCGCCGGCTCGACCCGAGGATCGGCATCACCTGCCTCGGCACCGAGCGCGGCCTGGAGACTCGCCTGGTGCCCGCCCGGGGCTACGAGCTCGAACTCGTGCCCGCCGTGCCGCTGCCCCGCTCGCTCAGCCCCCAGCTCCTGACCGTGCCCGGCCGCCTCGCGGGGGCCATCGGCAGCGCCGCGGGCATCCTCGACAAGGTCGGCGCGGACGTCCTGGTCGGCTTCGGCGGATACGTCGCCACGCCCGGCTATCTCGGCGCCCGGCGGCGCGGCGTGCCGATCGTGGTCCACGAGGCCAACCCCCGGCCCGGCCTGGCCAACCGGCTCGGCGCCCGCGTCACCGAGCACGTCTTCACCGGCCACCCGGACGCCGTGCTCCCGAACGCCGAATACATCGGCATCCCGCTGCGCCGTGAGATCAGCACGATGGACCGCCTGTCGATGGGCGACAAGGCGCGGTCGTACTTCGGGCTGGAGTCCGACCGGGTGACGCTGCTCGTGTTCGGCGGCTCCCAGGGCGCCCGCTCGATCAACCAGGCGGCGCTGGAGGCCGCGCCCTACCTGCGGGCTGCGGGCGTCCAGGTGCTGCACGTGATCGGGCCCAAGAACACCGTCGAGGTGGAGCCCCCGCCCGGCGACCCGCAGTACGTCATCCTGCCGTACGTCGACCGGATGGACCTCGCCTACGCCGCCGCCGACCTCGTGCTGTCCCGCGCCGGCGCCATGACCTGCGCCGAGCTCACCGCCGTGGGGCTGCCCGCGGCGTACGTGCCGCTGCCGCACGGCAACGGCGAGCAGCGCCTCAACGCCGAGCCCATCGTGCGGGCCGGGGGCGGCCTGATGGTCGACGACGCGGACCTGTCGGCGGCCTGGATCGTCCAGACGCTGCTGCCGATCCTGAACGACCCCGAGCGCGTGGTAGCGATGTCCGAGGCCGCATCGCGGATGGGCCGCAAGGACGCCGACATGGCGCTCGCCCGCAAGGTGCTGGAGATCGCTCACCGATGA
- a CDS encoding DivIVA domain-containing protein, which translates to MPLTPADVRNKQFSTTRLRPGYDEEEVDAFLDEVEAELDRLIQENEELRAKLAECLRGKVPGGMGMPGSMQMAPAPVAEPKPEMMAPQPEPIKPPEPARPEPVPVGMGLPPAEDNMDTAARVLALAQQTADQAIADARREADETVTRARREADDILGKARRQAEQIIGDARARAETLERDAQERHRQAMGTLVQTRDELERKVEELRSFEREYRSRLKLYLENQLAELNVAGEGSGGFPIVGAAPAMAHAVAPAPQQMGAAPNPFGQEPSQHSGAFPGPDGPHNDRR; encoded by the coding sequence ATGCCGTTGACGCCCGCTGATGTGCGGAACAAGCAGTTCAGTACCACCCGGCTGAGGCCGGGGTACGACGAGGAGGAGGTCGACGCTTTCCTCGACGAGGTCGAGGCCGAGCTGGACCGCCTCATCCAGGAGAACGAGGAACTCCGCGCGAAGCTGGCCGAGTGCCTCAGGGGCAAGGTGCCCGGAGGCATGGGCATGCCCGGCTCCATGCAGATGGCTCCCGCTCCCGTGGCCGAGCCGAAGCCCGAGATGATGGCGCCCCAGCCGGAGCCGATCAAGCCTCCGGAGCCGGCCCGCCCCGAGCCGGTGCCCGTCGGCATGGGCCTGCCGCCCGCCGAGGACAACATGGACACCGCGGCCCGCGTGCTCGCCCTCGCCCAGCAGACGGCCGACCAGGCGATCGCCGACGCCCGTCGCGAGGCGGACGAGACCGTGACCCGCGCCCGTCGCGAGGCCGACGACATCCTCGGCAAGGCCCGCCGCCAGGCCGAGCAGATCATCGGTGACGCCCGCGCCCGCGCCGAGACGCTGGAGCGCGACGCCCAGGAGCGGCACCGCCAGGCCATGGGCACCCTCGTGCAGACCCGCGACGAGCTGGAGCGCAAGGTCGAGGAGCTGCGCAGCTTCGAGCGTGAGTACCGCAGCCGTCTCAAGCTGTACCTGGAGAACCAGCTCGCCGAGCTCAACGTGGCCGGTGAGGGCAGCGGAGGCTTCCCGATCGTGGGCGCCGCCCCGGCCATGGCCCACGCCGTCGCCCCCGCTCCCCAGCAGATGGGTGCGGCCCCCAACCCGTTCGGCCAGGAGCCCTCACAGCACTCCGGCGCCTTCCCCGGACCCGACGGCCCCCACAACGACCGCCGGTAA
- the murC gene encoding UDP-N-acetylmuramate--L-alanine ligase: MSLVKLVDPVPAADLGRVHFIGIGGAGMSGIARILLKRGVPVSGSDARPSELLAELRELGAVIHVGHAASHIKEVDTVVVSTAIRDSNPELGEALRQNLRVIPRAAALASVMAGRTGIAVAGTHGKTTTTSMLTVALQKCGEDPSYCVGGQLVTTGLGADDGAGEVFVAEADESDGSFLMLAPGVAVVTNVEADHLDNYGDPQAVHDSFARFVERIGSLLVVCADDPGAAALVPIARERGLTVVTYGESAGADLRTTDVVPRGLGVEFGVELGPAVPGGPGRGEVRLAVPGRHNALNATAVIAVALHLGLRFDDVKEGLAAFTGAKRRFESKGEAAGVTVFDSYAHHPTELTADLRAARDVVTGDGRVIAVFQPHLYSRTRFFADEFGAALGLADEVIVLDVYGAREDPEPGVSGALVAGKVPLPAERVVYAPDRRAVPELVAGRARPGDIVLTMGAGDVTELGPKIVAELSAR; this comes from the coding sequence ATGAGTCTCGTCAAGCTCGTGGATCCCGTCCCCGCGGCCGACCTTGGGCGGGTGCACTTCATCGGCATCGGCGGCGCCGGAATGTCCGGCATCGCCCGGATCCTGCTCAAGCGAGGCGTGCCGGTGTCGGGCAGCGACGCGCGGCCCTCCGAGCTGCTGGCCGAGCTGCGCGAGCTGGGCGCCGTCATCCACGTCGGCCACGCCGCCTCCCACATCAAGGAGGTGGACACGGTCGTGGTGTCCACCGCCATCCGCGACTCCAACCCCGAGCTGGGGGAGGCGCTGCGGCAGAACCTGCGGGTGATCCCGCGCGCCGCCGCGCTGGCCTCGGTGATGGCCGGCCGCACCGGCATCGCCGTCGCCGGCACGCACGGCAAGACCACGACCACCTCGATGCTGACCGTGGCGCTGCAGAAGTGCGGCGAGGACCCGTCCTACTGCGTCGGCGGGCAGCTCGTGACGACCGGGCTCGGCGCCGACGACGGTGCGGGCGAGGTGTTCGTCGCGGAGGCCGACGAGAGCGACGGCTCGTTCCTCATGCTCGCGCCGGGCGTCGCCGTGGTCACCAACGTCGAGGCCGACCACCTCGACAACTACGGCGACCCCCAGGCCGTCCACGACAGCTTCGCCCGCTTCGTCGAGCGCATCGGGTCGCTGCTCGTGGTGTGCGCCGACGATCCGGGCGCCGCCGCACTCGTGCCCATCGCCCGTGAGCGCGGCCTCACCGTCGTCACGTACGGCGAGAGCGCCGGCGCCGACCTGCGCACGACCGACGTGGTGCCGCGCGGCCTCGGCGTGGAGTTCGGCGTGGAGCTCGGCCCCGCCGTTCCCGGCGGGCCGGGACGCGGTGAGGTGCGCCTGGCCGTGCCGGGCCGGCACAACGCGCTCAACGCCACCGCGGTGATCGCCGTGGCGCTCCACCTCGGCCTGCGCTTCGACGACGTCAAGGAGGGCCTGGCGGCCTTCACCGGGGCCAAGCGGCGGTTCGAATCCAAGGGCGAGGCCGCGGGCGTGACGGTCTTCGACAGCTACGCCCATCACCCGACCGAGCTGACCGCCGACCTGCGCGCCGCCCGCGACGTCGTGACCGGCGACGGCCGCGTCATCGCGGTCTTCCAGCCGCACCTCTACTCGCGCACCCGGTTCTTCGCCGACGAGTTCGGCGCGGCGCTCGGCCTCGCCGACGAGGTGATCGTGCTCGACGTGTACGGCGCGCGCGAGGACCCCGAGCCCGGGGTCTCCGGCGCGCTGGTCGCGGGGAAGGTGCCGCTTCCCGCCGAACGGGTCGTCTACGCGCCCGATCGGCGGGCCGTGCCTGAGCTCGTCGCCGGCCGGGCCCGTCCCGGCGACATCGTCCTGACGATGGGCGCGGGAGACGTGACGGAGCTCGGCCCGAAGATCGTCGCGGAGCTGTCCGCCCGGTGA
- a CDS encoding YggT family protein, protein MVIALTLFLVLLIGRMIIDTVQAFARAWRPTGVVLVLAEVVYTVTDPPLKFLRRFIPPLRLGTVAFDLSFTVLFIVVLVLIQVVNALR, encoded by the coding sequence TTGGTCATCGCCCTGACCCTCTTCCTGGTTCTGCTGATCGGCAGAATGATCATAGATACGGTGCAGGCGTTCGCCCGCGCCTGGCGGCCCACAGGGGTCGTCCTGGTGCTGGCGGAGGTCGTTTACACAGTGACCGACCCACCTCTCAAGTTCCTCCGCCGTTTCATTCCGCCCCTCAGGTTGGGTACGGTGGCCTTTGACCTGAGCTTCACAGTGCTGTTCATTGTGGTTTTGGTCTTGATCCAAGTCGTGAACGCGCTTCGTTGA
- the ftsZ gene encoding cell division protein FtsZ: MAAPQNYLAVIKVVGIGGGGVNAVNRMIEEGLKGVEFIAINTDAQALLMSDADVKLDVGRELTRGLGAGANPEVGRKAAEDHREEIEEVLKGADMVFVTAGEGGGTGTGGAPVVASIARSLGALTIGVVTRPFSFEGKRRAMQAEAGIETLREEVDTLIVIPNDRLLSISDRQVSVLDAFKAADQVLLSGVQGITDLITTPGLINLDFADVKSVMSGAGSALMGIGHARGDDRSVAAAEMAVSSPLLEASIDGAHGVLLSIAGGSDLGLFEINEAAQLVSNAAAPDANIIFGTVIDDALGDEVRVTVIAAGFDEPAPAKPVAAPLSRPQQAARPATPPPAPAKPEPRVEPAPPVRPVSSVAQPATPPVTQLPVNSLPATPVPPPAQPASQPVQQATSQPASAPQAQQAEGSTAFPRETADGGRDQGATGPLSIPRPAPEPPTPITSRTAQPGPRRPVVFEEQEEDLDVPDFLK, encoded by the coding sequence GTGGCAGCACCGCAGAACTACCTCGCGGTCATCAAGGTCGTCGGCATCGGCGGCGGCGGAGTGAACGCCGTCAACCGGATGATCGAGGAGGGACTCAAGGGCGTCGAGTTCATCGCCATAAACACTGACGCCCAGGCGCTGCTGATGAGTGACGCCGACGTGAAGCTCGACGTGGGCCGCGAGCTCACGCGGGGTCTCGGCGCGGGCGCCAACCCCGAGGTGGGCCGCAAGGCCGCCGAGGACCACCGGGAGGAGATCGAGGAGGTCCTCAAGGGCGCCGACATGGTGTTCGTGACCGCGGGCGAGGGCGGCGGCACCGGCACCGGCGGCGCGCCGGTCGTGGCCAGCATCGCCCGCTCCCTCGGCGCGCTGACGATCGGCGTGGTCACCCGGCCCTTCAGCTTCGAGGGCAAGCGCCGGGCCATGCAGGCCGAGGCCGGCATCGAGACTCTCCGCGAGGAGGTCGACACGCTGATCGTCATTCCGAACGACCGGCTGCTGTCGATCTCCGACCGCCAGGTGAGCGTGCTCGACGCGTTCAAGGCCGCCGACCAGGTGCTGCTGTCCGGTGTGCAGGGCATCACCGACCTCATCACCACGCCCGGTCTGATCAACCTGGACTTCGCCGACGTGAAGTCGGTCATGTCCGGCGCGGGCTCGGCCCTCATGGGCATCGGTCACGCCCGGGGCGACGACCGGTCGGTCGCCGCCGCCGAGATGGCGGTCTCCAGCCCGCTGCTGGAGGCGAGCATCGACGGCGCCCACGGCGTGCTGCTGTCCATCGCGGGCGGCTCCGACCTGGGCCTGTTCGAGATCAACGAGGCGGCCCAGCTCGTCAGCAACGCCGCCGCGCCCGACGCCAACATCATCTTCGGCACGGTCATCGACGACGCGCTCGGCGACGAGGTGCGGGTGACGGTCATCGCGGCCGGGTTCGACGAGCCCGCGCCGGCCAAGCCGGTGGCCGCGCCGTTGTCGCGGCCCCAGCAGGCGGCCCGTCCCGCGACGCCCCCGCCCGCCCCGGCCAAGCCGGAGCCGCGCGTGGAGCCCGCACCGCCCGTGCGTCCGGTGAGCAGCGTGGCGCAGCCCGCGACTCCGCCGGTGACCCAGCTTCCGGTGAACTCGCTTCCGGCCACTCCGGTGCCGCCGCCGGCCCAGCCCGCGAGCCAGCCGGTCCAGCAGGCGACGTCGCAGCCGGCGTCCGCGCCGCAGGCCCAGCAGGCCGAGGGGTCCACGGCGTTCCCGCGTGAGACTGCCGACGGCGGTCGCGACCAGGGCGCCACCGGACCGCTGTCGATCCCGCGCCCGGCTCCCGAGCCGCCGACCCCGATCACCTCCAGGACCGCGCAGCCGGGCCCCCGGCGTCCGGTGGTGTTCGAGGAGCAGGAGGAGGACCTCGACGTGCCGGACTTCCTCAAGTGA
- a CDS encoding ArsR/SmtB family transcription factor, whose amino-acid sequence MPAASTAFKVYPPRADAPPPLPEPAREDIRLEHVLAALADPLRLTIVRKLLLEAEEFDHPCGWFGIDRPKSSLTHHFRVLREAGVTRQRQYGLERRSQVRVDDLQERFPGLLDLVAAWHP is encoded by the coding sequence ATGCCCGCAGCCTCCACAGCGTTCAAGGTCTATCCCCCGCGTGCCGACGCGCCCCCGCCCTTGCCCGAACCCGCGCGTGAAGACATTCGGCTGGAACACGTGCTCGCCGCACTCGCCGATCCGCTGCGGCTGACCATCGTGCGCAAACTCCTGTTGGAGGCCGAGGAGTTCGACCATCCCTGCGGCTGGTTCGGGATCGACCGGCCCAAGTCCTCCCTCACCCACCACTTCCGCGTCCTGCGCGAGGCCGGCGTCACCCGTCAGCGGCAGTACGGCCTCGAACGCCGCAGCCAGGTCCGCGTCGACGACCTGCAGGAGCGCTTCCCCGGCCTCCTCGACCTCGTCGCCGCCTGGCATCCCTGA
- a CDS encoding YggS family pyridoxal phosphate-dependent enzyme: MGDRREELAAALAEVERRIEDACRAAGRSRSEITLIAVTKTYPASDVRLLAELGVSHIGENRDQEAAAKAAECAGLGLTWHFIGQLQTNKVRSVVSYADMVHSVDRPRLVDALGREAVRAGREVDCLIQVALDAAPGEGGAGRGGAAPQEVPALAGLVAKTEGLRLRGVMAVAPLGEDPSAAFARLRAVAERVREEHPTADVISAGMSGDIPQAVANGATHLRVGTALLGRRKPFVR, encoded by the coding sequence GTGGGTGACCGGCGCGAGGAACTGGCCGCGGCCCTGGCCGAGGTGGAGCGGCGGATCGAGGACGCCTGCCGGGCCGCGGGCCGGTCGAGGTCGGAGATCACCCTGATCGCGGTGACGAAGACCTACCCGGCCTCCGACGTGCGGCTGCTCGCCGAGCTCGGCGTGTCGCACATCGGCGAGAACCGAGACCAGGAGGCGGCGGCCAAGGCGGCCGAGTGCGCCGGTCTCGGCCTCACGTGGCACTTCATCGGCCAGTTACAGACCAACAAGGTCCGCTCGGTCGTCTCCTACGCCGACATGGTCCACTCGGTGGACCGCCCCCGGCTGGTGGACGCGCTCGGCCGCGAGGCCGTACGCGCGGGGCGCGAGGTCGACTGCCTCATCCAGGTCGCCCTCGACGCCGCTCCGGGCGAGGGCGGGGCCGGACGGGGCGGCGCGGCACCGCAGGAGGTGCCGGCGCTCGCCGGGCTCGTGGCGAAGACGGAGGGGCTTCGCCTGCGAGGGGTCATGGCGGTCGCCCCGCTGGGGGAGGACCCGTCGGCCGCGTTCGCGCGGCTGCGGGCCGTCGCCGAGCGGGTCCGCGAGGAACACCCCACGGCCGACGTCATATCGGCCGGAATGAGCGGAGACATCCCCCAAGCTGTGGCGAACGGCGCGACACACCTTCGAGTCGGTACGGCGTTGCTCGGCCGCAGAAAGCCCTTCGTCAGGTAA
- a CDS encoding cell division protein SepF: MAGAMRKMAVYLGLVEDDRYEDRYAAEYGTDEDYGDEEYESPRRGFAGPSGAHSGPLEREDDAETAVPAPRPPTTVLERRTTDLARITTLHPRTYNEARTIGEHFREGTPVIMNLTEMVDSDAKRLVDFAAGLVFGLHGSIERVTNKVFLLSPANVEVTAEDKARIAERGFFNQS, translated from the coding sequence ATGGCCGGCGCGATGCGCAAGATGGCGGTCTACCTCGGTCTCGTGGAGGACGACCGCTACGAAGACAGGTACGCGGCAGAATACGGCACAGACGAGGACTATGGCGACGAGGAGTACGAGTCGCCGCGGCGCGGCTTCGCCGGGCCCTCGGGCGCGCACTCCGGGCCCCTGGAGCGCGAGGACGACGCCGAGACGGCCGTCCCCGCCCCGCGTCCTCCCACGACCGTGCTGGAGCGCCGTACGACCGATCTGGCGCGTATCACCACCCTGCATCCCCGCACGTACAACGAGGCGCGCACGATCGGCGAGCACTTCCGTGAGGGCACGCCGGTCATCATGAATCTGACAGAGATGGTCGACAGCGACGCAAAACGCCTTGTCGATTTCGCGGCAGGTCTCGTCTTTGGCCTACACGGCAGCATCGAACGTGTTACCAACAAGGTGTTCCTGTTGTCCCCCGCCAACGTTGAGGTGACCGCCGAGGACAAGGCCAGAATCGCGGAACGCGGCTTCTTCAACCAGAGCTAG
- a CDS encoding cell division protein FtsQ/DivIB, with product MRRAVRRSALAILLAGGVVGVATWVVFFSPVLGVREVEITGNNRIPAEQVRQVVGVRTGTPLATVDIAGVEQRVRAMREVESATVERGWPGTLHVSVVERVPAAAVPMGVTTAIVDRYGVVLQEVAVAPPRLPVLRVQRAAVDDPATRAGLTVLRALPESVLQRLRELRVPSPRSITLKLTDGRTVVWGDAERSAQKGRVLLAALAKPGTSYDVSSPQVVTVK from the coding sequence GTGAGGCGGGCCGTCCGGCGTTCGGCGCTCGCCATCCTGCTGGCCGGCGGGGTGGTGGGCGTCGCCACGTGGGTCGTGTTCTTCTCGCCCGTCCTCGGCGTGCGCGAGGTCGAGATCACCGGCAACAACCGGATCCCTGCCGAGCAGGTGCGGCAGGTCGTCGGAGTGCGCACCGGAACGCCGCTCGCCACCGTCGACATCGCCGGGGTCGAACAGCGGGTGCGCGCCATGCGCGAGGTCGAGTCGGCCACGGTCGAGCGCGGCTGGCCCGGGACGCTGCACGTCAGCGTGGTCGAGCGCGTTCCCGCCGCAGCGGTGCCCATGGGCGTGACGACCGCGATCGTCGACCGCTATGGCGTCGTCCTGCAGGAGGTGGCCGTGGCCCCGCCCCGGCTGCCGGTGCTGCGCGTCCAGCGGGCCGCCGTGGACGACCCCGCCACCAGAGCCGGGCTCACCGTGCTCCGGGCGCTGCCGGAGAGCGTCCTGCAGCGCCTGCGGGAGCTGCGCGTCCCCTCGCCCCGGTCGATCACGCTCAAGCTCACCGACGGCCGTACGGTCGTGTGGGGAGACGCGGAGCGCTCGGCACAGAAGGGACGTGTCCTGCTCGCCGCCCTCGCCAAGCCGGGAACCAGCTACGATGTCAGCTCGCCGCAGGTGGTGACGGTCAAGTGA
- the ftsW gene encoding putative lipid II flippase FtsW: MTGPATGPGAGGSAGAATAREPERRGPEPVGWAAAQLAALRELLGRPLTSYHLVLGCSALLLALGLMMVLSASSIEALQRTGDPFYWFLKQVTSVAIGLPLMWVCSRLPQRFFRLAGYPLMGLSILGLLMVIFLGQELLGAQRWIVIGPFSVQPSEPAKLALALWGADLLATRARVGRIEWRQLLIPLMPGVALLAVLVMLGRDLGTTLVLMIIFLALLWVVGAPVRLFGGILALLALATATMIIAEPYRLDRLTGFLHPWDTAQKEGFQAVQGLMAIGSGGWFGIGLGAGRQKWNYVPHAESDFIFSILGEELGLMGTLVVVALFGLLGYAGLRIAIRTKDPFVRLAAAAVTAWIAGQAVVNIGAVIGVFPVTGIPLPLVSYGGSALLPTLAALGMLVSFAKQEPGAAEALAARGPGPAARALSWLGLNGRAGRRPAVSRAPARQRAARPPTARRGTTGNGRGNIREKIREDVREGVREDRE; the protein is encoded by the coding sequence GTGACGGGCCCAGCGACCGGCCCGGGGGCCGGCGGCTCGGCCGGCGCCGCCACCGCCCGGGAGCCGGAGCGTCGGGGGCCCGAGCCCGTCGGCTGGGCCGCCGCCCAGCTCGCCGCGCTGCGCGAGCTGCTCGGCCGCCCGCTGACGTCCTACCACCTGGTGCTCGGCTGCAGCGCGCTGCTGCTCGCGCTGGGGCTGATGATGGTGCTGTCGGCGTCGAGCATCGAGGCGCTGCAGCGGACCGGCGACCCGTTCTACTGGTTCCTCAAGCAGGTCACCTCGGTGGCGATCGGGCTGCCGCTGATGTGGGTCTGCTCCCGGCTGCCGCAGCGGTTCTTCCGCCTGGCGGGCTATCCGCTGATGGGCCTGTCGATCCTCGGCCTGCTGATGGTCATCTTCCTCGGCCAGGAACTGCTGGGCGCCCAGCGGTGGATCGTCATCGGCCCGTTCTCGGTGCAGCCGTCCGAGCCGGCGAAGCTGGCCCTGGCGTTGTGGGGGGCCGACCTGCTCGCGACGCGGGCCCGCGTCGGCCGCATCGAGTGGCGCCAGCTGCTGATCCCGCTGATGCCGGGCGTGGCCCTGCTGGCCGTCCTGGTCATGCTCGGGCGCGACCTCGGCACGACGCTCGTGCTCATGATCATCTTCCTGGCGTTGCTGTGGGTGGTCGGCGCGCCGGTGCGGTTGTTCGGCGGGATCCTCGCGCTGCTCGCACTGGCGACCGCCACTATGATCATCGCCGAGCCGTACCGGCTCGACCGCCTGACCGGCTTCCTGCACCCGTGGGACACCGCGCAGAAGGAGGGCTTCCAGGCCGTCCAGGGGCTGATGGCCATCGGCTCGGGCGGCTGGTTCGGCATCGGGCTCGGTGCGGGCCGGCAGAAGTGGAACTACGTCCCGCACGCGGAGAGCGACTTCATCTTCTCCATCCTGGGCGAGGAGCTCGGGCTGATGGGGACGCTCGTGGTGGTCGCGCTGTTCGGCCTGCTCGGCTACGCCGGGCTGCGCATCGCCATCCGGACGAAGGACCCCTTCGTCCGCCTGGCGGCCGCCGCCGTCACCGCCTGGATCGCCGGGCAGGCCGTCGTCAACATCGGCGCGGTCATCGGGGTCTTCCCGGTCACCGGCATCCCGCTGCCGCTGGTGTCGTACGGCGGATCGGCGCTGCTGCCGACGCTCGCCGCGCTCGGCATGCTGGTGTCGTTCGCCAAACAGGAGCCCGGAGCGGCCGAGGCGCTCGCCGCCCGTGGCCCGGGACCGGCCGCGCGGGCTCTAAGCTGGCTTGGCCTGAACGGCCGCGCCGGGCGGCGGCCCGCGGTCTCGCGGGCACCGGCCCGTCAGCGGGCGGCGCGGCCGCCGACGGCACGAAGAGGAACGACAGGGAACGGACGCGGGAACATTCGCGAGAAGATCCGGGAAGACGTCCGCGAAGGCGTCCGCGAAGACAGGGAGTGA